One genomic window of Sphingopyxis sp. OPL5 includes the following:
- a CDS encoding AMP-binding protein, giving the protein MLSPLPLTIPHAAAAASDRWGDLPAVIEDGDVWSFAELWARSRAVASALIGRGVGKGDRVAIWAPNSREWIVAAIAAMSCGAAVVTLNTRLKGREAGDILRRSRVRLLFTVREFLGIDYRALIADESLPALEETILLDEGLQAFAASGDGPGDDAVDAAMATIDAETISDILFTSGTTGAPKGVLMTHGRVLPQCAVWIENTGLGEGERYLIANPFFHSFGMKVGWVACLLVGAVAVPMRQFGVEEAIAIIERERISFLPGPPTIFQMLLARHEQRPFDVSSLRGGTTGAATVPPVLVERIRTILGMPDIITAYGMTECVNITGCRRGDPVELIANSCGAPIPGNEVIIADEGGRELARGTAGEILVRGQGVMLGYLDDPEATAEAIDGAGWLHTGDIGTMDADGYVRITDRKKDLYISGGFNVYPAEVEKLLAQHPGVAMVAVIGVADERMGEVGKAFIVARPGAELSDAALGGWCRENMANYKVPRSFEIVTSLPTNASGKVLKTELRATAG; this is encoded by the coding sequence ATGCTGTCTCCGCTCCCTCTGACCATACCCCATGCCGCGGCCGCGGCGTCGGACCGCTGGGGCGATTTGCCCGCGGTGATCGAGGATGGCGATGTCTGGAGTTTCGCGGAGCTCTGGGCGCGCAGCCGTGCCGTCGCATCGGCGCTAATCGGTCGCGGGGTGGGCAAGGGAGACCGCGTCGCGATTTGGGCGCCGAACAGCCGCGAATGGATCGTGGCTGCCATCGCCGCGATGAGCTGCGGTGCCGCGGTGGTGACGCTCAATACACGGCTCAAGGGCCGGGAGGCCGGCGACATCCTGCGGCGTAGCCGCGTGCGCCTGCTGTTCACGGTCAGGGAATTTCTCGGCATAGACTATCGGGCGCTCATCGCGGACGAGAGCCTCCCCGCGCTCGAGGAGACAATCCTCTTAGACGAGGGGCTTCAGGCATTTGCGGCAAGCGGCGATGGACCCGGTGACGACGCAGTCGACGCGGCGATGGCTACGATCGACGCCGAAACCATCTCCGATATCCTGTTCACCAGCGGGACGACCGGGGCGCCGAAGGGCGTGCTGATGACGCACGGCCGGGTGCTGCCGCAATGCGCGGTGTGGATCGAGAATACAGGTCTCGGCGAAGGCGAACGCTATCTCATCGCCAATCCCTTCTTCCACAGTTTCGGGATGAAAGTGGGCTGGGTTGCCTGCCTTCTCGTCGGCGCCGTCGCGGTTCCGATGCGCCAGTTCGGGGTCGAGGAGGCCATTGCGATCATCGAGCGCGAGAGGATCAGCTTCCTCCCCGGGCCCCCGACGATCTTCCAGATGTTGCTCGCACGCCATGAGCAGCGGCCCTTCGATGTCTCGTCGCTTCGCGGCGGGACGACGGGGGCCGCGACCGTTCCCCCGGTGCTCGTCGAGCGGATCCGGACCATCCTCGGAATGCCCGACATCATTACCGCCTATGGCATGACCGAATGCGTCAACATCACGGGCTGCCGGCGAGGCGACCCGGTCGAACTGATCGCGAACAGCTGCGGCGCCCCGATCCCCGGCAACGAAGTGATCATCGCCGATGAGGGCGGCCGCGAGCTTGCGCGCGGCACGGCCGGCGAAATCCTCGTGCGGGGCCAGGGCGTGATGCTAGGCTATCTCGACGACCCCGAGGCGACGGCAGAAGCGATCGACGGCGCGGGCTGGCTCCACACTGGCGATATCGGCACGATGGACGCTGATGGCTATGTCAGGATCACCGACCGCAAGAAGGATCTGTATATTTCGGGCGGCTTCAACGTCTATCCGGCGGAGGTCGAGAAGCTGCTCGCCCAGCATCCCGGAGTTGCGATGGTCGCGGTGATCGGCGTTGCCGACGAGCGGATGGGCGAGGTGGGCAAGGCCTTCATCGTCGCCCGGCCCGGCGCCGAGCTGTCCGATGCGGCGCTCGGCGGCTGGTGCCGCGAGAATATGGCCAATTACAAGGTTCCGCGAAGTTTCGAGATCGTGACCAGTCTGCCGACAAACGCATCGGGCAAGGTCTTGAAAACCGAGTTGCGGGCGACTGCCGGCTAG